The following proteins are co-located in the Onychomys torridus chromosome 6, mOncTor1.1, whole genome shotgun sequence genome:
- the Adam15 gene encoding disintegrin and metalloproteinase domain-containing protein 15 isoform X2: MRLALLWALGLLGAGSPRPSPPLPNIGGTGEQQQAKPGRALSGSLERQAVQDLPPVSLAELLQTGLPEALRVKLELDGESHVLELLQNRDRVPGRPTLVWYQPDGTRVVSEGHSLENCCYRGDVQDHPGSWVSLCACSGIRGLVVLSPERSYALELGPGDLQGPLIVSRTQDLLLPAHTCAPSWHTPVPTQAGPDLLLGQHHIHRLKRDVVTETKTVELVIVVDNTEVRKYPDFQQLLNRTLEVALLLDTFFQPLKVRVALVGLEAWTQGDLIEMSPNPAVLLDSFLHWRRTDLLPRLPHDSAQLLTGTSFSGPMVGMAIQNSICSPDFSGGVNMDHSTSILGAASSIAHELGHSLGLDHDSPGSSCPCPGPAPAKSCIMEASTDFLPGLNFSNCSRQALEKALLDGMGSCLFERLPSLAPMASSLCGNMFVDPGEQCDCGFPDECTDPCCDYFTCQLRPGAQCASAGPCCQNCKLHPAGWQCRPRRDDCDLPEFCPGDSSQCPPDLRLGDGEPCAGGQAVCMHGRCASYAQQCRSLWGPGAQPAAPLCLQTANTRGNAFGSCGRSPNGSYVPCTPRDAICGQLQCQWGRNQPLLGSVQDLLSEVLEANGMQLNCSWVHLDLGNDVAQPLLALPGTACGPGLVCIDHRCQPVDLLGAQECRSKCHGHGVCDSSRHCQCEEGWASPDCSTQLRATSSLTTGLLLSLLLLVVLVLLGASYWHRARLHQRLCQLKGSSCQYRAAQPNPPEWPGPPQRAQQMPGAKQASAVILPVPPSRPLPPNPVPKKLQSQGPTKPPPPRKPLPANPQGRHPSGDLSGPGDGSMQPVVPSRPAPPPPAVSSLYL; the protein is encoded by the exons ATGCGGCTGGCGCTGCTCTGGGCCCTGGGACTCCTGGGCGCGGGCAGCCCTCGGCCCTCCCCGCCGCTCCCAAACATAG GAGGCACTGGAGAGCAGCAGCAAGCCAAACCAGGGAGGGCCCTGAGTGGATCCTTGGAGAGACAGGCCGTTCAGGACCTACCCCCAGTCAGCCTAGCAGAATTGCTCCAG ACTGGTCTACCTGAAGCCCTGAGGGTCAAATTGGAGCTGGACGGTGAAAGCCATGTCCTGGAGCTTCTACAGAACAG AGATCGAGTCCCTGGCCGCCCAACTCTGGTGTGGTACCAGCCTGATGGTACCCGAGTGGTCAGTGAGGGGCACAGTCTG GAAAATTGCTGCTACCGAGGAGATGTGCAGGACCACCCGGGCTCCTGGGTCTCCCTCTGTGCCTGCTCCGGGATCAG ggggctggtggtcctgtcCCCAGAGAGAAGCTATGCCCTGGAGCTGGGGCCTGGAGACCTTCAGGGTCCTCTCATTGTGTCTCGGACCCAAGACCTCCTCCTGCCAGCCCACACCTGTGCCCCAAGCTGGCATACACCTGTGCCCACTCAAGCTGGACCAGACCTTCTTCTGGGACAGCACCACATTCACAGG CTGAAGCGGGATGTTGTAACAGAGACCAAAACTGTTGAGCTGGTGATTGTGGTTGACAACACGGAG GTCAGAAAGTACCCCGACTTCCAACAGCTGCTGAACCGAACACTGGAAGTGGCCCTCCTGCTAGACACG TTTTTCCAGCCCTTGAAGGTCCGGGTAGCCCTTGTGGGCCTAGAGGCATGGACCCAGGGTGACCTGATAGAGATGAGTCCCAACCCAGCTGTCCTGCTGGACAGCTTCCTCCACTGGCGCCGGACAGACCTGCTGCCTCGGCTGCCCCACGACAGCGCCCAGCTGCTGAC TGGTACTTCTTTCTCTGGGCCCATGGTGGGCATGGCCATTCAGAACTCCATCTGTTCCCCCGACTTCTCAGGAGGTGTGAATATG GACCACTCCACAAGCATCTTAGGAGCGGCCTCCTCAATCGCCCATGAGTTGGGCCACAGCCTGGGTCTAGACCATGATTCACCTGGGAGCAGTTGTCCCTGTCCAGGTCCAGCCCCAGCCAAGAGCTGCATCATGGAAGCCTCCACAGA CTTCCTACCAGGTCTGAACTTCAGCAACTGCAGCCGGCAGGCCCTGGAAAAAGCCCTCCTCGATGGGATGGGCAGCTGCCTCTTTGAACGGCTGCCCAGCCTGGCCCCTATGGCCTCCTCTTTGTGTGGAAATATGTTTGTGGACCCTGGCGAGCAATGTGACTGTGGCTTCCCAGAT GAATGCACCGATCCTTGCTGTGATTACTTTACCTGCCAACTACGGCCAGGAGCACAGTGTGCATCTGCTGGACCCTGTTGTCAGAACTGCAAG TTGCACCCAGCTGGTTGGCAGTGCCGCCCTCGCAGAGACGATTGTGATTTGCCTGAGTTCTGCCCAGGAGATAGTTCCCAGTGCCCCCCTGACCTCAGGCTGGGGGATGGTGAACCCTGTGCTGGTGGACAGGCTGTGTGTATGCACGGGCGCTGTGCCTCCTATGCCCAGCAGTGCCGGTCACTTTGGGGACCTGGGGCCCAGCCTGCTGCACCACTTTGCCTCCAAACAGCCAACACTCGGGGTAATGCCTTTGGGAGCTGTGGGCGCAGCCCCAATGGCAGCTACGTGCCCTGCACTCCTAG AGATGCCATTTGTGGACAGCTTCAGTGCCAGTGGGGGAGGAACCAGCCTCTGCTGGGCTCAGTCCAAGATCTGCTCTCAGAGGTCCTGGAAGCCAATGGGATGCAGTTGAACTGCAGCTGGGTACACCTGGACCTGGGCAATGATGTGGCTCAgcccctcctggctctgcctggcaCGGCCTGTGGCCCTGGCCTG GTGTGCATTGACCATCGGTGCCAGCCCGTGGATCTCCTGGGAGCACAGGAGTGTCGGAGCAAATGCCATGGCCATGGG GTCTGTGACAGCAGCAGGCACTGCCAGTGTGAGGAGGGCTGGGCATCTCCTGACTGCAGCACTCAGCTCAGAG CAACCAGCTCCCTGACCACGGGCCTGCTCCTCAGCCTCCTGTTGTTGGTGGTCTTAGTCCTCCTTGGTGCCAGCTACTGGCACCGAGCCCGCCTGCATCAGCGACTCTGCCAGCTCAAGGGATCCAGCTGCCAATACAG GGCAGCCCAACCAAACCCTCCTGAATGGCCAGGACCTCCACAGCGGGCACAGCAGATGCCAGGCGCCAAG CAAGCTAGTGCGGTCATCTTGCCGGTGCCCCCCTCCAGGCCGCTGCCACCTAACCCTGTGCCCAAGAAACTCCAG TCTCAGGGGCCTAccaaacccccacccccaagaaagcCACTGCCTGCCAACCCACAGGGCCGGCACCCATCAGGTGACCTGTCGGGTCCCGGAGATGGGAGCATGCAGCCGGTGGTGCCCTCCAG GCCAGCTCCACCACCCCCAGCAGTATCCTCGCTCTACCTCTGA
- the Adam15 gene encoding disintegrin and metalloproteinase domain-containing protein 15 isoform X4 — translation MRLALLWALGLLGAGSPRPSPPLPNIGGTGEQQQAKPGRALSGSLERQAVQDLPPVSLAELLQTGLPEALRVKLELDGESHVLELLQNRDRVPGRPTLVWYQPDGTRVVSEGHSLENCCYRGDVQDHPGSWVSLCACSGIRGLVVLSPERSYALELGPGDLQGPLIVSRTQDLLLPAHTCAPSWHTPVPTQAGPDLLLGQHHIHRLKRDVVTETKTVELVIVVDNTEVRKYPDFQQLLNRTLEVALLLDTFFQPLKVRVALVGLEAWTQGDLIEMSPNPAVLLDSFLHWRRTDLLPRLPHDSAQLLTGTSFSGPMVGMAIQNSICSPDFSGGVNMDHSTSILGAASSIAHELGHSLGLDHDSPGSSCPCPGPAPAKSCIMEASTDFLPGLNFSNCSRQALEKALLDGMGSCLFERLPSLAPMASSLCGNMFVDPGEQCDCGFPDECTDPCCDYFTCQLRPGAQCASAGPCCQNCKLHPAGWQCRPRRDDCDLPEFCPGDSSQCPPDLRLGDGEPCAGGQAVCMHGRCASYAQQCRSLWGPGAQPAAPLCLQTANTRGNAFGSCGRSPNGSYVPCTPRDAICGQLQCQWGRNQPLLGSVQDLLSEVLEANGMQLNCSWVHLDLGNDVAQPLLALPGTACGPGLVCIDHRCQPVDLLGAQECRSKCHGHGVCDSSRHCQCEEGWASPDCSTQLRATSSLTTGLLLSLLLLVVLVLLGASYWHRARLHQRLCQLKGSSCQYRAAQPNPPEWPGPPQRAQQMPGAKQASAVILPVPPSRPLPPNPVPKKLQWCSSLGDQGAPSAFQVPEAAE, via the exons ATGCGGCTGGCGCTGCTCTGGGCCCTGGGACTCCTGGGCGCGGGCAGCCCTCGGCCCTCCCCGCCGCTCCCAAACATAG GAGGCACTGGAGAGCAGCAGCAAGCCAAACCAGGGAGGGCCCTGAGTGGATCCTTGGAGAGACAGGCCGTTCAGGACCTACCCCCAGTCAGCCTAGCAGAATTGCTCCAG ACTGGTCTACCTGAAGCCCTGAGGGTCAAATTGGAGCTGGACGGTGAAAGCCATGTCCTGGAGCTTCTACAGAACAG AGATCGAGTCCCTGGCCGCCCAACTCTGGTGTGGTACCAGCCTGATGGTACCCGAGTGGTCAGTGAGGGGCACAGTCTG GAAAATTGCTGCTACCGAGGAGATGTGCAGGACCACCCGGGCTCCTGGGTCTCCCTCTGTGCCTGCTCCGGGATCAG ggggctggtggtcctgtcCCCAGAGAGAAGCTATGCCCTGGAGCTGGGGCCTGGAGACCTTCAGGGTCCTCTCATTGTGTCTCGGACCCAAGACCTCCTCCTGCCAGCCCACACCTGTGCCCCAAGCTGGCATACACCTGTGCCCACTCAAGCTGGACCAGACCTTCTTCTGGGACAGCACCACATTCACAGG CTGAAGCGGGATGTTGTAACAGAGACCAAAACTGTTGAGCTGGTGATTGTGGTTGACAACACGGAG GTCAGAAAGTACCCCGACTTCCAACAGCTGCTGAACCGAACACTGGAAGTGGCCCTCCTGCTAGACACG TTTTTCCAGCCCTTGAAGGTCCGGGTAGCCCTTGTGGGCCTAGAGGCATGGACCCAGGGTGACCTGATAGAGATGAGTCCCAACCCAGCTGTCCTGCTGGACAGCTTCCTCCACTGGCGCCGGACAGACCTGCTGCCTCGGCTGCCCCACGACAGCGCCCAGCTGCTGAC TGGTACTTCTTTCTCTGGGCCCATGGTGGGCATGGCCATTCAGAACTCCATCTGTTCCCCCGACTTCTCAGGAGGTGTGAATATG GACCACTCCACAAGCATCTTAGGAGCGGCCTCCTCAATCGCCCATGAGTTGGGCCACAGCCTGGGTCTAGACCATGATTCACCTGGGAGCAGTTGTCCCTGTCCAGGTCCAGCCCCAGCCAAGAGCTGCATCATGGAAGCCTCCACAGA CTTCCTACCAGGTCTGAACTTCAGCAACTGCAGCCGGCAGGCCCTGGAAAAAGCCCTCCTCGATGGGATGGGCAGCTGCCTCTTTGAACGGCTGCCCAGCCTGGCCCCTATGGCCTCCTCTTTGTGTGGAAATATGTTTGTGGACCCTGGCGAGCAATGTGACTGTGGCTTCCCAGAT GAATGCACCGATCCTTGCTGTGATTACTTTACCTGCCAACTACGGCCAGGAGCACAGTGTGCATCTGCTGGACCCTGTTGTCAGAACTGCAAG TTGCACCCAGCTGGTTGGCAGTGCCGCCCTCGCAGAGACGATTGTGATTTGCCTGAGTTCTGCCCAGGAGATAGTTCCCAGTGCCCCCCTGACCTCAGGCTGGGGGATGGTGAACCCTGTGCTGGTGGACAGGCTGTGTGTATGCACGGGCGCTGTGCCTCCTATGCCCAGCAGTGCCGGTCACTTTGGGGACCTGGGGCCCAGCCTGCTGCACCACTTTGCCTCCAAACAGCCAACACTCGGGGTAATGCCTTTGGGAGCTGTGGGCGCAGCCCCAATGGCAGCTACGTGCCCTGCACTCCTAG AGATGCCATTTGTGGACAGCTTCAGTGCCAGTGGGGGAGGAACCAGCCTCTGCTGGGCTCAGTCCAAGATCTGCTCTCAGAGGTCCTGGAAGCCAATGGGATGCAGTTGAACTGCAGCTGGGTACACCTGGACCTGGGCAATGATGTGGCTCAgcccctcctggctctgcctggcaCGGCCTGTGGCCCTGGCCTG GTGTGCATTGACCATCGGTGCCAGCCCGTGGATCTCCTGGGAGCACAGGAGTGTCGGAGCAAATGCCATGGCCATGGG GTCTGTGACAGCAGCAGGCACTGCCAGTGTGAGGAGGGCTGGGCATCTCCTGACTGCAGCACTCAGCTCAGAG CAACCAGCTCCCTGACCACGGGCCTGCTCCTCAGCCTCCTGTTGTTGGTGGTCTTAGTCCTCCTTGGTGCCAGCTACTGGCACCGAGCCCGCCTGCATCAGCGACTCTGCCAGCTCAAGGGATCCAGCTGCCAATACAG GGCAGCCCAACCAAACCCTCCTGAATGGCCAGGACCTCCACAGCGGGCACAGCAGATGCCAGGCGCCAAG CAAGCTAGTGCGGTCATCTTGCCGGTGCCCCCCTCCAGGCCGCTGCCACCTAACCCTGTGCCCAAGAAACTCCAG TGGTGTTCTTCATTAGGAGACCAGGGTgccccctcagccttccaagtccCAGAAGCAGCAGAGTGA
- the Adam15 gene encoding disintegrin and metalloproteinase domain-containing protein 15 isoform X1 — MRLALLWALGLLGAGSPRPSPPLPNIGGTGEQQQAKPGRALSGSLERQAVQDLPPVSLAELLQTGLPEALRVKLELDGESHVLELLQNRDRVPGRPTLVWYQPDGTRVVSEGHSLENCCYRGDVQDHPGSWVSLCACSGIRGLVVLSPERSYALELGPGDLQGPLIVSRTQDLLLPAHTCAPSWHTPVPTQAGPDLLLGQHHIHRLKRDVVTETKTVELVIVVDNTEVRKYPDFQQLLNRTLEVALLLDTFFQPLKVRVALVGLEAWTQGDLIEMSPNPAVLLDSFLHWRRTDLLPRLPHDSAQLLTGTSFSGPMVGMAIQNSICSPDFSGGVNMDHSTSILGAASSIAHELGHSLGLDHDSPGSSCPCPGPAPAKSCIMEASTDFLPGLNFSNCSRQALEKALLDGMGSCLFERLPSLAPMASSLCGNMFVDPGEQCDCGFPDECTDPCCDYFTCQLRPGAQCASAGPCCQNCKLHPAGWQCRPRRDDCDLPEFCPGDSSQCPPDLRLGDGEPCAGGQAVCMHGRCASYAQQCRSLWGPGAQPAAPLCLQTANTRGNAFGSCGRSPNGSYVPCTPRDAICGQLQCQWGRNQPLLGSVQDLLSEVLEANGMQLNCSWVHLDLGNDVAQPLLALPGTACGPGLVCIDHRCQPVDLLGAQECRSKCHGHGVCDSSRHCQCEEGWASPDCSTQLRATSSLTTGLLLSLLLLVVLVLLGASYWHRARLHQRLCQLKGSSCQYRAAQPNPPEWPGPPQRAQQMPGAKQASAVILPVPPSRPLPPNPVPKKLQAELAERSNPPTRPLPADPVVRHPKSQGPTKPPPPRKPLPANPQGRHPSGDLSGPGDGSMQPVVPSRPAPPPPAVSSLYL; from the exons ATGCGGCTGGCGCTGCTCTGGGCCCTGGGACTCCTGGGCGCGGGCAGCCCTCGGCCCTCCCCGCCGCTCCCAAACATAG GAGGCACTGGAGAGCAGCAGCAAGCCAAACCAGGGAGGGCCCTGAGTGGATCCTTGGAGAGACAGGCCGTTCAGGACCTACCCCCAGTCAGCCTAGCAGAATTGCTCCAG ACTGGTCTACCTGAAGCCCTGAGGGTCAAATTGGAGCTGGACGGTGAAAGCCATGTCCTGGAGCTTCTACAGAACAG AGATCGAGTCCCTGGCCGCCCAACTCTGGTGTGGTACCAGCCTGATGGTACCCGAGTGGTCAGTGAGGGGCACAGTCTG GAAAATTGCTGCTACCGAGGAGATGTGCAGGACCACCCGGGCTCCTGGGTCTCCCTCTGTGCCTGCTCCGGGATCAG ggggctggtggtcctgtcCCCAGAGAGAAGCTATGCCCTGGAGCTGGGGCCTGGAGACCTTCAGGGTCCTCTCATTGTGTCTCGGACCCAAGACCTCCTCCTGCCAGCCCACACCTGTGCCCCAAGCTGGCATACACCTGTGCCCACTCAAGCTGGACCAGACCTTCTTCTGGGACAGCACCACATTCACAGG CTGAAGCGGGATGTTGTAACAGAGACCAAAACTGTTGAGCTGGTGATTGTGGTTGACAACACGGAG GTCAGAAAGTACCCCGACTTCCAACAGCTGCTGAACCGAACACTGGAAGTGGCCCTCCTGCTAGACACG TTTTTCCAGCCCTTGAAGGTCCGGGTAGCCCTTGTGGGCCTAGAGGCATGGACCCAGGGTGACCTGATAGAGATGAGTCCCAACCCAGCTGTCCTGCTGGACAGCTTCCTCCACTGGCGCCGGACAGACCTGCTGCCTCGGCTGCCCCACGACAGCGCCCAGCTGCTGAC TGGTACTTCTTTCTCTGGGCCCATGGTGGGCATGGCCATTCAGAACTCCATCTGTTCCCCCGACTTCTCAGGAGGTGTGAATATG GACCACTCCACAAGCATCTTAGGAGCGGCCTCCTCAATCGCCCATGAGTTGGGCCACAGCCTGGGTCTAGACCATGATTCACCTGGGAGCAGTTGTCCCTGTCCAGGTCCAGCCCCAGCCAAGAGCTGCATCATGGAAGCCTCCACAGA CTTCCTACCAGGTCTGAACTTCAGCAACTGCAGCCGGCAGGCCCTGGAAAAAGCCCTCCTCGATGGGATGGGCAGCTGCCTCTTTGAACGGCTGCCCAGCCTGGCCCCTATGGCCTCCTCTTTGTGTGGAAATATGTTTGTGGACCCTGGCGAGCAATGTGACTGTGGCTTCCCAGAT GAATGCACCGATCCTTGCTGTGATTACTTTACCTGCCAACTACGGCCAGGAGCACAGTGTGCATCTGCTGGACCCTGTTGTCAGAACTGCAAG TTGCACCCAGCTGGTTGGCAGTGCCGCCCTCGCAGAGACGATTGTGATTTGCCTGAGTTCTGCCCAGGAGATAGTTCCCAGTGCCCCCCTGACCTCAGGCTGGGGGATGGTGAACCCTGTGCTGGTGGACAGGCTGTGTGTATGCACGGGCGCTGTGCCTCCTATGCCCAGCAGTGCCGGTCACTTTGGGGACCTGGGGCCCAGCCTGCTGCACCACTTTGCCTCCAAACAGCCAACACTCGGGGTAATGCCTTTGGGAGCTGTGGGCGCAGCCCCAATGGCAGCTACGTGCCCTGCACTCCTAG AGATGCCATTTGTGGACAGCTTCAGTGCCAGTGGGGGAGGAACCAGCCTCTGCTGGGCTCAGTCCAAGATCTGCTCTCAGAGGTCCTGGAAGCCAATGGGATGCAGTTGAACTGCAGCTGGGTACACCTGGACCTGGGCAATGATGTGGCTCAgcccctcctggctctgcctggcaCGGCCTGTGGCCCTGGCCTG GTGTGCATTGACCATCGGTGCCAGCCCGTGGATCTCCTGGGAGCACAGGAGTGTCGGAGCAAATGCCATGGCCATGGG GTCTGTGACAGCAGCAGGCACTGCCAGTGTGAGGAGGGCTGGGCATCTCCTGACTGCAGCACTCAGCTCAGAG CAACCAGCTCCCTGACCACGGGCCTGCTCCTCAGCCTCCTGTTGTTGGTGGTCTTAGTCCTCCTTGGTGCCAGCTACTGGCACCGAGCCCGCCTGCATCAGCGACTCTGCCAGCTCAAGGGATCCAGCTGCCAATACAG GGCAGCCCAACCAAACCCTCCTGAATGGCCAGGACCTCCACAGCGGGCACAGCAGATGCCAGGCGCCAAG CAAGCTAGTGCGGTCATCTTGCCGGTGCCCCCCTCCAGGCCGCTGCCACCTAACCCTGTGCCCAAGAAACTCCAG GCTGAGCTGGCTGAGCGATCCAATCCCCCCACTCGCCCTCTGCCCGCTGACCCTGTGGTGAGGCACCCAAAG TCTCAGGGGCCTAccaaacccccacccccaagaaagcCACTGCCTGCCAACCCACAGGGCCGGCACCCATCAGGTGACCTGTCGGGTCCCGGAGATGGGAGCATGCAGCCGGTGGTGCCCTCCAG GCCAGCTCCACCACCCCCAGCAGTATCCTCGCTCTACCTCTGA
- the Adam15 gene encoding disintegrin and metalloproteinase domain-containing protein 15 isoform X3, translating into MRLALLWALGLLGAGSPRPSPPLPNIGGTGEQQQAKPGRALSGSLERQAVQDLPPVSLAELLQTGLPEALRVKLELDGESHVLELLQNRDRVPGRPTLVWYQPDGTRVVSEGHSLENCCYRGDVQDHPGSWVSLCACSGIRGLVVLSPERSYALELGPGDLQGPLIVSRTQDLLLPAHTCAPSWHTPVPTQAGPDLLLGQHHIHRLKRDVVTETKTVELVIVVDNTEVRKYPDFQQLLNRTLEVALLLDTFFQPLKVRVALVGLEAWTQGDLIEMSPNPAVLLDSFLHWRRTDLLPRLPHDSAQLLTGTSFSGPMVGMAIQNSICSPDFSGGVNMDHSTSILGAASSIAHELGHSLGLDHDSPGSSCPCPGPAPAKSCIMEASTDFLPGLNFSNCSRQALEKALLDGMGSCLFERLPSLAPMASSLCGNMFVDPGEQCDCGFPDECTDPCCDYFTCQLRPGAQCASAGPCCQNCKLHPAGWQCRPRRDDCDLPEFCPGDSSQCPPDLRLGDGEPCAGGQAVCMHGRCASYAQQCRSLWGPGAQPAAPLCLQTANTRGNAFGSCGRSPNGSYVPCTPRDAICGQLQCQWGRNQPLLGSVQDLLSEVLEANGMQLNCSWVHLDLGNDVAQPLLALPGTACGPGLVCIDHRCQPVDLLGAQECRSKCHGHGVCDSSRHCQCEEGWASPDCSTQLRATSSLTTGLLLSLLLLVVLVLLGASYWHRARLHQRLCQLKGSSCQYRAAQPNPPEWPGPPQRAQQMPGAKSQGPTKPPPPRKPLPANPQGRHPSGDLSGPGDGSMQPVVPSRPAPPPPAVSSLYL; encoded by the exons ATGCGGCTGGCGCTGCTCTGGGCCCTGGGACTCCTGGGCGCGGGCAGCCCTCGGCCCTCCCCGCCGCTCCCAAACATAG GAGGCACTGGAGAGCAGCAGCAAGCCAAACCAGGGAGGGCCCTGAGTGGATCCTTGGAGAGACAGGCCGTTCAGGACCTACCCCCAGTCAGCCTAGCAGAATTGCTCCAG ACTGGTCTACCTGAAGCCCTGAGGGTCAAATTGGAGCTGGACGGTGAAAGCCATGTCCTGGAGCTTCTACAGAACAG AGATCGAGTCCCTGGCCGCCCAACTCTGGTGTGGTACCAGCCTGATGGTACCCGAGTGGTCAGTGAGGGGCACAGTCTG GAAAATTGCTGCTACCGAGGAGATGTGCAGGACCACCCGGGCTCCTGGGTCTCCCTCTGTGCCTGCTCCGGGATCAG ggggctggtggtcctgtcCCCAGAGAGAAGCTATGCCCTGGAGCTGGGGCCTGGAGACCTTCAGGGTCCTCTCATTGTGTCTCGGACCCAAGACCTCCTCCTGCCAGCCCACACCTGTGCCCCAAGCTGGCATACACCTGTGCCCACTCAAGCTGGACCAGACCTTCTTCTGGGACAGCACCACATTCACAGG CTGAAGCGGGATGTTGTAACAGAGACCAAAACTGTTGAGCTGGTGATTGTGGTTGACAACACGGAG GTCAGAAAGTACCCCGACTTCCAACAGCTGCTGAACCGAACACTGGAAGTGGCCCTCCTGCTAGACACG TTTTTCCAGCCCTTGAAGGTCCGGGTAGCCCTTGTGGGCCTAGAGGCATGGACCCAGGGTGACCTGATAGAGATGAGTCCCAACCCAGCTGTCCTGCTGGACAGCTTCCTCCACTGGCGCCGGACAGACCTGCTGCCTCGGCTGCCCCACGACAGCGCCCAGCTGCTGAC TGGTACTTCTTTCTCTGGGCCCATGGTGGGCATGGCCATTCAGAACTCCATCTGTTCCCCCGACTTCTCAGGAGGTGTGAATATG GACCACTCCACAAGCATCTTAGGAGCGGCCTCCTCAATCGCCCATGAGTTGGGCCACAGCCTGGGTCTAGACCATGATTCACCTGGGAGCAGTTGTCCCTGTCCAGGTCCAGCCCCAGCCAAGAGCTGCATCATGGAAGCCTCCACAGA CTTCCTACCAGGTCTGAACTTCAGCAACTGCAGCCGGCAGGCCCTGGAAAAAGCCCTCCTCGATGGGATGGGCAGCTGCCTCTTTGAACGGCTGCCCAGCCTGGCCCCTATGGCCTCCTCTTTGTGTGGAAATATGTTTGTGGACCCTGGCGAGCAATGTGACTGTGGCTTCCCAGAT GAATGCACCGATCCTTGCTGTGATTACTTTACCTGCCAACTACGGCCAGGAGCACAGTGTGCATCTGCTGGACCCTGTTGTCAGAACTGCAAG TTGCACCCAGCTGGTTGGCAGTGCCGCCCTCGCAGAGACGATTGTGATTTGCCTGAGTTCTGCCCAGGAGATAGTTCCCAGTGCCCCCCTGACCTCAGGCTGGGGGATGGTGAACCCTGTGCTGGTGGACAGGCTGTGTGTATGCACGGGCGCTGTGCCTCCTATGCCCAGCAGTGCCGGTCACTTTGGGGACCTGGGGCCCAGCCTGCTGCACCACTTTGCCTCCAAACAGCCAACACTCGGGGTAATGCCTTTGGGAGCTGTGGGCGCAGCCCCAATGGCAGCTACGTGCCCTGCACTCCTAG AGATGCCATTTGTGGACAGCTTCAGTGCCAGTGGGGGAGGAACCAGCCTCTGCTGGGCTCAGTCCAAGATCTGCTCTCAGAGGTCCTGGAAGCCAATGGGATGCAGTTGAACTGCAGCTGGGTACACCTGGACCTGGGCAATGATGTGGCTCAgcccctcctggctctgcctggcaCGGCCTGTGGCCCTGGCCTG GTGTGCATTGACCATCGGTGCCAGCCCGTGGATCTCCTGGGAGCACAGGAGTGTCGGAGCAAATGCCATGGCCATGGG GTCTGTGACAGCAGCAGGCACTGCCAGTGTGAGGAGGGCTGGGCATCTCCTGACTGCAGCACTCAGCTCAGAG CAACCAGCTCCCTGACCACGGGCCTGCTCCTCAGCCTCCTGTTGTTGGTGGTCTTAGTCCTCCTTGGTGCCAGCTACTGGCACCGAGCCCGCCTGCATCAGCGACTCTGCCAGCTCAAGGGATCCAGCTGCCAATACAG GGCAGCCCAACCAAACCCTCCTGAATGGCCAGGACCTCCACAGCGGGCACAGCAGATGCCAGGCGCCAAG TCTCAGGGGCCTAccaaacccccacccccaagaaagcCACTGCCTGCCAACCCACAGGGCCGGCACCCATCAGGTGACCTGTCGGGTCCCGGAGATGGGAGCATGCAGCCGGTGGTGCCCTCCAG GCCAGCTCCACCACCCCCAGCAGTATCCTCGCTCTACCTCTGA